In a single window of the Lates calcarifer isolate ASB-BC8 linkage group LG1, TLL_Latcal_v3, whole genome shotgun sequence genome:
- the LOC108891843 gene encoding olfactory receptor 10A6-like produces MSSNNSLTPLYFQLTLFTDQGRLRYLSFSLCLLIYMTIICVNAVIILSVCVEKSLHQPMYIFICCLSVNSVYGSAAFFPRFLMDILSDTHFISRPFCFIQIYVIYTYASCELTILGIMAYDRFVAICQPLYYHSKMSFRTVIQLLIFAVLYPVFACGVCLYLTVQLPLCGNQLHRICCSNWSVVQLSCVDTTANNIAGRIVTITTIFIPLFFVLYTYLRILLVCRRSSSELKGKALQTCLPHIVTFVIFSFSLFCELSLSRLEADKVDPVIIVVLSLEYLIIPPINNPLVYGLNLPQIKEVIFTLLKTRGSLTMQL; encoded by the coding sequence GGGCGGCTCAGATATCTGtccttcagtctgtgtctgttgaTCTACATGACTATAATCTGTGTTAACGCCGTCAttattctgtcagtgtgtgtggagaagTCTCTGCATCAGCCCATGTATATATTtatctgctgtctgtctgtgaactCTGTGTACGGCTCAGCCGCCTTCTTCCCCAGGTTTCTGATGGACATACTGTCTGACACTCATTTCATCTCCCGTCCGTTCTGTTTCATTCAGATCTATGTTATTTACACTTATGCATCTTGTGAGTTAACTATTCTCGGCATTATGGCCTATGACAGATTTGTTGCTATTTGCCAGCCTTTATACTATCACAGTAAAATGAGCTTTAGGACGGTGATACAGCTTCTGATTTTTGCTGTGCTCTAccctgtgtttgcatgtggcGTCTGTCTCTATCTGACTGTTCAACTGCCTCTGTGTGGAAATCAGCTGCACAGGATCTGCTGCTCTAACTGGTCTGTGGTTCAGCTCTCCTGTGTGGACACGACTGCAAACAATATAGCAGGTCGCATAGTGACTATAACAACCATCTTTATCCCCCTGTTCTTTGTCCTGTACACCTACCTGCGCATTCTGCTCGTCTGCAGGAGGAGCTCGTCTGAACTGAAGGGAAAGGCGTTACAGACCTGTCTCCCTCACATTGTGACATTTGTGAtcttttccttctccctcttctgtGAGCTGTCACTGAGTCGACTTGAAGCAGATAAAGTTGACCCAGTCATCATAGTGGTTTTATCTTTAGAGTATCTGATCATTCCTCCCATCAATAACCCTCTGGTTTATGGCCTGAACCTGCCTCAAATCAAAGAAGTGATTTTTACATTGTTAAAGACACGTGGGTCTTTAACAATGCAGCTTTAA